A genomic region of Chryseobacterium sp. KACC 21268 contains the following coding sequences:
- the trmB gene encoding tRNA (guanosine(46)-N7)-methyltransferase TrmB → MGKNKAARFRENIILPNVIQPTRDQAINNFEHKGKWQEFFGNDNPIVLELGCGKGEYSVGLAKAFPEKNFIGVDIKGARFWFGAKEAIESNLTNVAFLRTQIELIDNLFAENEVSEIWITFPDPQIKYRRTKHRLTNPEFLQKYRHILKKDGIIHLKTDSEYLHGYTLGLLQGLGHEILTAHHDIYGAAEYQPDTPLLKDIRTYYEELFSSKGKTITYIKFKLKNE, encoded by the coding sequence ATGGGCAAGAACAAAGCAGCAAGATTCAGAGAAAATATAATACTTCCAAATGTCATCCAGCCAACCCGTGATCAGGCTATTAATAATTTTGAACACAAAGGAAAGTGGCAGGAGTTTTTTGGCAACGACAATCCAATTGTTTTAGAATTAGGCTGTGGAAAAGGAGAATATTCTGTAGGATTGGCGAAGGCCTTCCCGGAGAAAAATTTTATAGGTGTAGACATCAAAGGCGCAAGATTTTGGTTCGGAGCCAAAGAAGCTATCGAAAGCAACTTGACCAATGTCGCATTCCTCAGAACCCAGATAGAATTGATTGACAATCTGTTTGCTGAGAATGAAGTTTCTGAAATTTGGATCACCTTTCCGGATCCGCAGATCAAATACAGAAGAACAAAGCATAGACTTACAAATCCAGAATTTTTACAAAAGTACAGGCACATCCTGAAAAAGGACGGAATCATCCATTTAAAAACAGATTCCGAATATTTGCATGGGTACACGCTTGGTCTTTTGCAAGGTTTGGGGCACGAGATTCTCACGGCCCATCACGACATCTACGGCGCTGCAGAATATCAGCCCGACACACCATTACTGAAAGATATAAGAACCTACTACGAGGAATTGTTCTCTTCCAAAGGAAAGACAATTACCTACATCAAATTCAAATTAAAAAATGAATAA
- a CDS encoding choice-of-anchor L domain-containing protein — protein sequence MKKFVGSQNASCITADNVKVWGQNFGNTDLSFGYFYKNGSAFPFDEGIILSTGKVSLAPGPNDNVQSEYFSRWDGDIDLSEMLMTAGMNTNNVRNATYLEFDFISNQSDVISFDYMFLSEEYRSSNCYFSDVFAFLIKKADNTEYYRNIALVPGTNIPVTSTTVSGITCNNQDGHPAFFGNYNPDISGSTSATNFNGQTKVLKAIATVEKGVKYHIKLVIADHGDKDGIFDSAVFLKAGSFTGNIDIGKDLTIGNADPLCKGVPYIITPNPPIIDASAKYSWFKNGTQILDSFGDPITTDYYEVNNEDGVFSLDVELASGCKLAGSVTVEKAPVAQVTTSPIVVCDYDFNGSFAAKLSRFDNEIIKNYDKAVFYRTYSRTPGGTAINPDTEFDFTSNPQTLYLSVNSKTCAPEIYPIQFTFGTKLSFNAVQEQDICDNDIDGSQTFDLADYIKIITNETDVVPTYFDTEAKAKIGGASTISSSQTISADAKFFIRIEKDEFCPNYKEIRFKFKKPKESENLKNMKTIICKGEEINLDAGDGLDPVTGLRFTSYKWNTGQTTQEIKKVGPGDYWVELGFNGCVYKQFVKITEAEDPVIDNVVIEGTTVTVLVSGGTSPYLYALDNGLYQSSSNFTDVDLGTHTIYVRGADGCAVVAKEFSLINTQNVITPNNDGVNDFINYSSLLNKLDPKFEVYDRNGVLVFKGDTSNKFIWNGTSNGRKLPTSSYWYILEWNESGNPKRVQNTGWILLKNRNSE from the coding sequence GTGAAAAAATTTGTAGGTTCGCAGAATGCCAGTTGTATTACCGCAGACAACGTAAAAGTCTGGGGGCAAAATTTTGGCAATACAGATCTTAGTTTTGGCTACTTTTATAAAAATGGCAGTGCTTTCCCTTTTGATGAAGGGATCATACTTTCCACTGGAAAAGTTTCTCTTGCACCTGGTCCCAATGATAACGTGCAAAGCGAATATTTTTCCCGGTGGGATGGTGATATAGATTTGTCTGAAATGTTGATGACTGCAGGTATGAATACAAACAATGTAAGAAATGCTACTTATCTGGAGTTTGATTTTATATCTAACCAAAGTGATGTGATTAGTTTCGATTACATGTTTCTGTCGGAAGAGTACAGAAGTAGTAATTGCTACTTTTCAGACGTATTTGCTTTCCTGATAAAAAAGGCAGATAATACAGAGTACTACAGAAATATCGCTTTGGTTCCAGGAACCAATATTCCTGTGACCTCTACAACAGTTAGTGGTATTACGTGTAATAATCAGGATGGGCATCCTGCTTTTTTTGGAAACTACAATCCAGATATTTCTGGTTCTACATCCGCCACAAATTTTAATGGTCAAACTAAAGTTCTGAAGGCGATTGCTACTGTTGAGAAAGGTGTGAAATATCATATTAAACTTGTCATTGCAGATCACGGTGATAAGGACGGTATTTTTGATTCTGCGGTTTTCCTAAAAGCGGGTAGTTTCACAGGGAATATAGATATTGGGAAAGATCTTACCATTGGAAATGCGGATCCACTTTGTAAAGGTGTGCCATATATCATAACGCCTAATCCGCCAATTATAGATGCGTCTGCGAAATATTCGTGGTTTAAAAATGGAACGCAGATTTTGGACTCATTTGGAGATCCTATCACAACAGATTATTATGAAGTCAATAATGAAGATGGAGTTTTCAGCCTTGATGTAGAGTTGGCAAGTGGCTGTAAATTGGCAGGAAGTGTAACGGTGGAAAAAGCGCCTGTCGCCCAGGTTACGACCTCGCCCATTGTGGTTTGTGATTACGATTTCAATGGAAGTTTTGCAGCTAAACTTTCCAGGTTTGATAATGAGATTATTAAAAATTATGACAAAGCAGTCTTCTACCGTACATATTCGCGGACGCCTGGCGGTACTGCAATAAATCCGGACACTGAGTTTGATTTTACAAGCAATCCACAGACTTTATACTTATCAGTTAATTCAAAAACCTGTGCGCCGGAGATTTATCCGATTCAGTTTACTTTTGGAACAAAGCTTAGTTTTAATGCTGTTCAGGAACAAGATATTTGTGATAATGATATTGATGGAAGTCAGACTTTTGATTTAGCAGATTATATTAAAATAATTACAAATGAAACCGATGTTGTTCCAACTTACTTCGATACAGAAGCAAAAGCGAAGATTGGTGGAGCTTCAACCATCTCAAGTTCGCAAACCATCAGTGCAGATGCGAAATTTTTCATTAGAATAGAAAAGGATGAATTTTGTCCTAATTATAAAGAAATAAGATTCAAATTCAAAAAACCGAAAGAGTCTGAAAATCTTAAAAATATGAAAACCATCATCTGCAAAGGTGAGGAAATAAATTTGGATGCAGGAGATGGATTAGACCCAGTAACTGGTCTCAGATTTACTTCTTACAAATGGAACACTGGGCAAACAACGCAAGAGATAAAAAAAGTAGGACCTGGAGATTATTGGGTAGAACTGGGTTTCAATGGCTGTGTTTATAAACAATTCGTTAAAATCACAGAAGCAGAAGATCCTGTTATCGATAACGTTGTGATAGAAGGAACAACTGTGACGGTTTTGGTTTCCGGAGGGACTTCGCCATATCTTTATGCTTTGGATAATGGTCTTTATCAAAGTTCGAGTAATTTTACTGATGTTGATCTTGGAACGCATACTATTTATGTCAGAGGAGCAGATGGTTGCGCTGTAGTTGCAAAAGAATTTTCCTTGATCAATACGCAAAACGTCATTACACCTAACAATGATGGCGTGAATGATTTTATTAATTATTCATCACTGTTAAACAAACTTGATCCAAAATTTGAAGTGTATGACAGAAATGGTGTTTTGGTTTTCAAGGGAGACACGAGCAATAAGTTCATTTGGAATGGAACTTCCAATGGTAGAAAGTTACCAACGTCATCTTACTGGTACATCTTGGAATGGAATGAATCTGGAAATCCTAAAAGAGTACAAAATACAGGCTGGATCTTGTTGAAAAACAGGAACTCGGAATAA